Proteins from one Rosa chinensis cultivar Old Blush chromosome 7, RchiOBHm-V2, whole genome shotgun sequence genomic window:
- the LOC112179157 gene encoding transcription factor SPT20 homolog, with amino-acid sequence MRTTSEFMDKQIMELSRSYSDDFSQLTYPPHPHPHQLENDDDDDELSSFHFRPVGQQSRASTLEIRGSMDQTERAKSRDLAMISVIDGKMNQHFGNLMHAVEGLSARVSQLETRLRLVENSVDDLKDCSDVNYGKTDGKLREVEHILRKVEGGMQDLRDKQEISEAQLQLAKLQMLKDHQKLEQERSNVQTTSASSAPQKSHQSYSTPVVPHQSHQSYSTPVASVQHPSLPPDIAPTLTHQNFPPAPTAAQLPAQSSQYQTPYSQQPDSNYSAPVLNPPTTQAYYMSQVQQSQPPPTAPYQPYPAVPHPSQTSHFQKQSQLHPPLNAPDPQAQYSSIHNPAETPYGLSQSYPQSIHKTSSVPGMVLPSQQQFEGSMQYTHDPSTRNYSTDFSPGNMQPVQRSSYDDFYSHGGSPSHYSDSKMKQSQVSPSSSVASGGSSFSRLPTAKVLPYALPMAASVDKESDSGGTGNRVPVDNVIDKVVAMGFRRDIVRATVRKMTENGQAVDLNVVLDKLMNSGEVQSQSGGFGQ; translated from the exons ATGAGAACAACGTCGGAGTTCATGGACAAGCAGATTATGGAACTTTCTAGATCCTACTCCGACGACTTCTCTCAGCTCACATAccctcctcatcctcatcctcatcagcTAGAaaacgacgacgacgacgacgagctCTCCAGCTTTCATTTCCGCCCCGTAGGGCAGCAGTCACGCGCCTCCACGCTCGAG ATTCGTGGTTCTATGGATCAAACTGAACGTGCGAAATCCAGGGACTTGGCGATGATTTCGGTGATTGATGGGAAGATGAACCAGCATTTTGGCAATTTGATGCATGCGGTGGAGGGTCTCAGCGCACGAGTCTCTCAGCTGGAGACTCGGTTGCGCCTGGTAGAGAATTCTGTTGACGACTTGAAGGATTGTTCTGATGTTAACTATGGCAAGACTGATGGGAAGCTGAGGGAAGTAGAACACATTTTGAGAAAG GTTGAAGGTGGTATGCAGGATTTGAGAGATAAGCAAGAGATCTCAGAGGCTCAGCTGCAGCTTGCAAAACTTCAAATGCTTAAGGATCACCAGAAGTTGGAACAAGAAAGGAGCAATGTGCAAACAACTTCCGCGTCATCTGCTCCTCAGAAATCCCACCAATCATATTCAACTCCTGTTGTTCCTCATCAATCCCACCAATCATATTCAACTCCTGTTGCTTCTGTACAACATCCTTCCCTTCCTCCTGATATTGCCCCAACCCTGACCCATCAGAACTTTCCACCAGCACCTACAGCAGCTCAGCTTCCAGCTCAGTCATCTCAGTATCAAACTCCTTATAGTCAACAGCCAGATTCTAACTACTCGGCACCTGTGCTGAATCCACCCACAACTCAGGCATACTATATGTCTCAAGTTCAGCAGTCGCAACCACCTCCCACAGCACCATATCAACCCTATCCAGCAGTACCACATCCTTCACAAACATCACATTTTCAGAAGCAGAGTCAACTTCACCCGCCTCTCAATGCTCCTGATCCACAAGCCCAGTATTCATCGATTCACAATCCAGCAGAAACCCCGTATGGGTTATCTCAAAGCTATCCCCAGAGCATCCACAAAACCTCTAGTGTGCCTGGCATGGTTCTACCATCACAACAACAGTTTGAGGGTTCCATGCAGTATACACATGACCCATCTACTAGAAATTACAGCACAGACTTCTCCCCTGGAAATATGCAACCAGTTCAACGTTCAAGCTACGATGACTTTTATTCCCACGGCGGATCTCCTTCTCACTACAGTGATTCAAAAATGAAACAGTCGCAAGTATCACCATCCTCTTCGGTCGCTTCTGGTGGAAGCAGTTTCTCAAGACTGCCAACTGCAAAGGTATTGCCGTATGCATTACCCATGGCTGCCAGTGTGGATAAGGAGTCAGATTCTGGCGGGACTGGAAACCGTGTTCCAGTTGATAATGTCATTGATAAGGTTGTAGCTATGGGATTCCGAAGGGACATAGTCAGAGCAACAGTGAGGAAAATGACTGAGAATGGGCAGGCAGTGGACCTTAATGTTGTGCTGGATAAACTGATGAACAGTGGAGAAGTTCAGTCCCAAAGTGGTGGATTTGGCCAGTAA
- the LOC112179312 gene encoding galactinol--sucrose galactosyltransferase: MAPSLSKNNAADVMGLVDSNSPLSITLQGTNFLANGHPILTEVPLNITATPSTNKTTVGCFIGFDADEPKSRHVAPLGKLSGIKFMSIFRFKVWWTTHWVGTTGNDMQHETQFMILDKKDSTGRPYILLLPLLEGPFRASLQPGTDCHVDMCVESGSTRVSESTFRSVLYMHVGNDPYGLVKEAMEVVRVHLGSFKLLEEKTPPPIVDKFGWCTWDAFYLMVHPKGVWEGVKGLVEGGCPPGMVLIDDGWQSICHDDDPLTDEEAMKRTSAGEQMPCRLTSFVENYKFRDYKSLSGKGMGAFVKDLKEEFGSVDYVYVWHALCGYWGGVRPGVKSGSGFPESRVIKPKLSEGLEKTMEDLAVDKIVSNGVGLVEPEMAHKLYEGLHQHLQSVGIDGVKVDVIHLLEMLSEEFGGRIELAKAYYKALTGSVRKHFKGNGVIASMEHCNDFMYLGTEAISLGRVGDDFWCSDPSGDPNGTYWLQGCHMVHCAYNSLWMGNFVHPDWDMFQSTHPCAAFHAASRAISGGPIYISDSVGQHNFKLLKSLVLPDGSILRCQYYALPTRDCLFEDPVHDGKTMLKIWNLNKYTGVLGLFNCQGGGWCPKSRSNKSFPEFSKSVTCLATPKDVEWSHGKNPIPIKEIDVFAVYMFQEKKLKLLKPADTVEISLQPFSYELLTIAPVRVLPTKLIQFAPIGLVNMLNTGGAIQSVEFEDGETVVRIGLKGSGEMRTFASEKPTACKIGGEEVKFDYVDKMVIVQVQWPSSSITTVVEYFF; the protein is encoded by the exons ATGGCTCCAAGCCTAAGCAAGAACAATGCCGCAGACGTAATGGGCCTTGTAGACAGCAACTCACCACTGTCAATAACACTACAAGGCACAAACTTCCTTGCCAACGGACACCCAATCCTCACAGAAGTCCCACTAAACATCACAGCCACTCCATCAACAAACAAAACCACCGTGGGCTGCTTCATTGGCTTCGACGCCGACGAGCCCAAAAGCCGCCATGTGGCGCCACTCGGCAAGCTCAGCGGCATCAAGTTCATGAGCATTTTCCGGTTCAAAGTCTGGTGGACCACCCACTGGGTCGGAACAACCGGAAACGACATGCAGCACGAGACTCAGTTCATGATCCTCGACAAAAAAGACTCCACCGGCCGCCCCTACATCCTCCTCCTTCCACTTCTCGAAGGTCCCTTCAGAGCCTCCCTCCAACCCGGCACCGACTGCCACGTTGACATGTGCGTCGAGAGTGGCTCGACACGTGTCAGTGAATCCACCTTCCGGAGCGTTCTCTACATGCACGTCGGCAACGACCCGTACGGTCTTGTCAAAGAGGCCATGGAGGTGGTGAGAGTCCATTTGGGAAGCTTCAAGCTTCTGGAGGAGAAGACGCCTCCGCCTATAGTGGACAAGTTTGGTTGGTGCACGTGGGATGCGTTTTATCTTATGGTGCACCCCAAGGGAGTTTGGGAAGGGGTTAAGGGCCTAGTGGAGGGTGGGTGTCCTCCGGGAATGGTACTCATCGACGACGGCTGGCAGTCCATTTGTCACGATGACGACCCCCTAACCGACGAAGAAGCCATGAAAAGGACATCTGCCGGTGAGCAAATGCCATGTAGGCTCACAAGTTTCGTAGAGAACTACAAGTTCAGAGACTATAAGAGCCTTAGTGGTAAGGGCATGGGTGCCTTTGTTAAGGACTTGAAGGAGGAGTTTGGGAGCGTGGACTATGTCTATGTTTGGCACGCGCTATGTGGGTATTGGGGTGGGGTTAGACCCGGGGTGAAGAGCGGGTCGGGTTTTCCGGAGAGCCGGGTGATTAAGCCGAAGCTGTCGGAGGGTTTGGAGAAGACGATGGAGGATTTGGCGGTGGACAAGATCGTGAGCAATGGAGTGGGGCTGGTGGAACCGGAGATGGCCCACAAGTTGTATGAGGGGCTTCATCAGCATCTTCAGTCGGTCGGGATCGACGGTGTCAAGGTCGATGTCATACAC TTGCTTGAGATGTTATCCGAGGAGTTTGGTGGTCGGATTGAGCTGGCCAAAGCTTATTACAAGGCACTTACTGGTTCTGTGAGGAAACATTTCAAAGGCAATGGAGTGATTGCTAGCATGGAGCACTGCAATGATTTCATGTATCTTGGCACAGAAGCCATTTCACTTGGTCGTGTTG GAGACGACTTTTGGTGCTCTGACCCGTCTGGAGATCCAAATGGGACATATTGGCTACAAGGGTGTCACATGGTCCATTGTGCCTACAATAGCTTGTGGATGGGGAACTTCGTACATCCAGATTGGGACATGTTTCAGTCGACTCACCCTTGTGCTGCATTTCATGCTGCATCAAGAGCCATATCGGGAGGGCCGATCTATATCAGCGATTCTGTGGGACAGCACAACTTCAAGCTTCTTAAGAGTCTGGTGTTGCCTGATGGATCCATATTAAGATGCCAATACTATGCACTTCCTACTAGGGATTGCCTATTTGAGGACCCTGTTCATGATGGGAAAACAATGCTCAAGATTTGGAACCTCAACAAG TACACCGGCGTTCTAGGACTTTTTAACTGCCAAGGAGGAGGGTGGTGCCCCAAATCAAGGAGCAACAAAAGCTTCCCTGAGTTCTCAAAGTCGGTGACTTGTTTGGCAACCCCAAAAGATGTGGAATGGAGTCATGGGAAGAACCCGATTCCAATAAAAGAAATCGACGTATTTGCTGTGTACATGTTCCAGGAAAAGAAGCTGAAGCTTTTGAAGCCAGCAGATACGGTAGAGATTTCACTTCAGCCTTTCAGTTATGAGCTCCTCACCATTGCTCCAGTGAGAGTGCTACCAACAAAGTTgatccaatttgctccaattggATTGGTGAACATGCTCAACACTGGTGGTGCAATTCAGTCAGTAGAATTTGAGGATGGTGAAACTGTCGTGAGGATTGGACTGAAGGGCAGTGGAGAGATGAGAACATTTGCATCAGAAAAACCAACTGCTTGTAAGATTGGTGGAGAGGAAGtgaaatttgattatgttgaTAAGATGGTTATTGTCCAAGTGCAATGGCCTAGCTCTTCAATAACAACCGTGGTTGAGTACTTCTTTTGA
- the LOC112179084 gene encoding uncharacterized protein LOC112179084 has protein sequence MKMESPIATGLPDSQNPENSFVWDEQSQLYFHASTGFYHDPNAGWYYSTRDGLYYKFEDGNYVLLPSHQGNSLETSHGQMGATENPIQEEPFSAVGNTECSSSDAPENHPPPSEWLEDTLIELYLSGYSNLEANAGDRDTAAAYPETFVPDGNNDGHELNESTPIPEDYGAVIQSSENVSDEGGSWDEENWRAQYGQVVQDAEVPIPESSLISLWDWEMVTKPRNDGKCEVPRPRLVGRLAKQSAKLHPSLPSGGGLLKTAPICEVHLDLVRVTTGQVYKLRTPSKQYLASISTYDSSNPTKYWGFPELADNREVLPHPKSSVRGDSKTAHVMAFSRGSSSLPDTAHEKLESYQYRDRAADRRALHGGFGVGPGQKNSVDGDIDRPTPSTEEAAAEALNMSFGAGSYARKVLESMGWKEGETLGKTTKGLVEPIQAQGNIGSAGLGWPRGRLNHL, from the exons ATGAAAATGGAGAGTCCGATTGCCACCGGATTACCCGACTCCCAGAACCCGGAAAATTCCTTCGTCTGGGACGAACAGTCTCAGCTCTACTTTCATGCCAGTACCGGATTCTACCATGACCCCAACGCTGGCTGGTACTACAGCACTCGCGACGGCCTTTATTACAAGTTCGAAGATGGAAACTACGTTCTTCTTCCCTCTCACCAG GGTAATAGTTTGGAAACCAGTCATGGCCAAATGGGTGCCACTGAGAATCCCATTCAAGAAGAGCCCTTCTCAGCTGTAG GCAATACAGAGTGCAGTAGCAGTGATGCACCTGAAAACCACCCTCCTCCCTCGGAATG GCTAGAGGATACGCTTATTGAACTATATTTGTCTGGTTATTCCAACTTAGAAGCCAATGCTGGTGATCGTGATACGGCGGCAGCGTACCCCGAAACATTTGTACCTGATG GGAACAATGATGGTCACGAGCTCAATGAATCCACGCCGATTCCAGAAGACTATGGTGCTGTAATTCAGTCGAGTGAAAATGTCTCTGATGAAG GTGGTTCATGGGATGAAGAGAACTGGCGAGCTCAGTATGGTCAGGTCGTTCAAGATGCAGAAGTGCCAATCCCGGAGTCTTCACTGATAAGTTTATGGGACTGGGAAATGGTCACAAAGCcaagaaatgatggaaaatgtgAGGTACCAAGGCCAAGGCTTGTTGGGAGGTTAGCAAAGCAGTCTGCTAAGCTTCATCCTTCTCTGCCGTCTGGTGGCGGTCTTTTAAAAACTGCTCCAATCTGTGAAGTGCATCTTGACCTGGTACGAGTCACAACAG GACAAGTTTATAAATTGAGGACTCCCAGTAAACAATATTTGGCCTCCATATCAACTTATGATTCTTCGAACCCAACCAAGTATTGGGGCTTCCCAGAATTAGCAGACAACAGAGAAGTCCTTCCGCACCCTAAATCCAGCGTAAGAGGTGATTCCAAAACTGCACATGTAATGGCATTCAGCAGGGGTTCATCGTCGTTGCCAGACACAGCACATGAAAAG CTTGAAAGCTATCAATATAGGGATAGAGCTGCTGATAGAAGAGCCTTGCATGGTGGTTTTGGTGTGGGTCCAGGACAGAAGAATTCAGTAGATGGTGATATTGATCGGCCAACACCTTCCACAGAGGAGGCTGCAGCAGAGGCCCTGAATATGTCATTTGGAGCTGGAAGTTACGCCCGGAAAGTTTTGGAAAGCATGGGCTGGAAGGAG GGGGAGACGCTTGGCAAGACTACAAAGGGATTAGTTGAACCTATTCAAGCACAAGGCAACATTGGTAGTGCTGGATTAGGGTGGCCTCGGGGAAGATTAAACCATCTTTGA